The stretch of DNA CAGATCTCTTGGTAAACAGGCAAGGGTGTTTACCCTTCAGAGTCAGATGTATTTATTAGTGAGTTCGCTGTGGGTTCTTTCAGTCCTTCAAACTTGTGGGGCCTTTTTTTTGGGTTGCACGGGGATTGGAGCGGGAAGAGGGCCAAGGTGTTTCCGGGCAAGCACGCGGGGTTAAGTGGAGACGCGACTCTCAGGGCTCTCCTGGCGGTTCCCTTTGGGGACACCTCTGGCCTACCCCTAATCTGGAGCTGGGGAGACCCGAGTCTCGGAGACCCAGTGACCTACTCCCAGTTAGGAATGGGCAGACTCTCCCTAGGGTCATCAGGCCCAAAGTCGGTTCGGTTGTGTGGCTTCGCCTCTAACAAAGAGATCCGCTGTAATCCGCCGAATCTGTTATCAATTTCTCTGctgcccgcgccccgccccgcgtGCCCCGCCCGTCGGGAAGCTCGGGAAGTGCGCGCGGCCAGCAGCCATCTCCGCCCGCGTCTCGGAAGCACGTCGGTGCGTGTGTGTCTATTGAACGCATTCGAGTGTGTGAATGTGCATGGGTgtgttgtgagtgtgtgtgcgtgcgcggcCTTGGCCGCGGAGGGGGTGGGAGTCGATTTTGCAGCCTGGGCCGCGCGCGAAGGCAGACCTCgcagcccaccccctcccctggagGAAACTTGACACttcgggcgggggtggggagcgaGACCGAGCCTTCTCTATCTTCGGCTGGGGAAACCCCAGGTTTCTGTTCTCCGGGATGCGCCCCTAGCTTTGCGGCGTTTGGAGAATGAGTGGGCCAAGGGCTCAGAACCCTGGTTAGCGGGCTCGGGGGACCACATAAGCGTTTCCTCTTGGGAGAAGCCCCGAGCTGTCTGGTCAAAAGGACGGCGGGCACAGAAAAGCCGTGGCACGCTCCTGGGCCCCCTCGCTTTTCCAAAGCTGCCTAGGTCCCCTCGGTCCCTTTGACGGCGCACTTTCCAGGCCCTTTGGCCGCCAGGAGAAGGCTCACCTTTCCTTTCCCGAGGAAGGGGCTCCCTCCGGGCTGCCGGCGGTGCAGCGCAGCCGGGTTACACTTAACAGAAACGTAAAAGGGGATTTTGGAAACCCGCTCCTCCCGCCTACACGGGCCACTGTCTCGCGCCCCCGCCGCCTACAGGTGGACAAGTCAccagtgggggctgggggaacGGCCGCGAAAGCTCCCAGGGCCGCCCCCTGCCCCCGAAATTCTTCGCAACGGGAAACTTCGCCGCCGGGGCCCTCTCTGCTCCCTGGAATCCAGGGGCTCAGCCACGGCGCGGGAGCCGGCGCATCTCTGGCCCCGCCGAGGGCTCACTGGCACCCGCGGTGGCCTCGCCCTGCACTCTCACCGTTCGGGACTTAACCGAACCGAGTCTGAATTGGGCTGGAGGGTGGAGCGGAGGTGTTCTAAGGCCAGGCTCACAGGGCCGCGATGGCGAAGTGGCCGACAAGTCCAGACCAAGACCAAAGAATACTGGAGCCCCCCTtggtttcctttcctctttctccgtGGCAGCTGTCAGAAGTGGGGACCgaaggggggtgggagaaagagggaaatgaaaaatcagaatttgtgggagggcagggaagggatcCTCTCCCAGGACAGACCCCCTATTTGCCTCAGGGGTGCtagcccttctccccttctcGGGGGTGCGCAGAGTGGCCAGAGGAGGCCGCAGGCAAGGGAGGGGgcactgttttcctttttcctgggtTGAGAGAGCAGGTCTCTCTCCTCGTTATCCCCAGTGccccccatctcctccccactcccatctGGTTGAATAGTGTCCTAAGGAAACCCaggctgcccttccccctctggAAGTGGCTTCCCCCAAAGCGGCCTGTAAACTGATTAGGAAACATACGCTGTTAATTCCGAACTGCATTTCCCAGCTGGGCACTCTCGCACACGCCGCTCCCCGGggcctcgccccccaccccctgcccttccctcccgcgtcctgcccccacccccacccccgcgccgGCCACCCCGCCTCCTCCGCAGCCGCCGGCGGCGTGCTCCACTAGCCTTCGCGCTCCTCTCGCCCATGGAATTAATTCCGGCTCCACTTGTTGCTCGGCCCAGGTCGGAGAGCGGACGAGGGTGGCTGCGGGTTCCCGAGTGAATTCCCGAGGAGGGACCCAGCACAGCGCGGACTAGAGGGGAGCGAGGGGGTGCGGGAAGCGAACGAGCAGGAAAGAGGCAGCGCTTGGCACCGGGGCTTTGACTCAACAGCATTGAGACATGTTTGTAATCGCTGGCGTGCCCCGCGCGCAGGATCCCAGCGAAATCAGATTTCCTGGTGAGGTTGCGTGGGTGGattaatttggaaaaagaaactgCCTATATCTTGCCATCAAAAAACTCACGGAGGAGAAGCGCAGTCAATCAACAGTAAACTTAAGAGACCCCGGATGCTTCCGTTGTTTAAACTTGTATGCTTGAAAATTATCTGAGAGGCAATAAACATctgctcctttcttccctctccagaAGTCGATTGGAATATTAAACCCAGGAGTTGCTTTGGGGACGGCTGGGAGTGCAATGTCTTCCAAGTTCTTCCTAATGGCTTTGGCCATATTTTTCTCCTTCGCCCAGGTTGTAATAGAAGCCAATTCTTGGTGGTAAGTTCCTTCTAAGTACATattctttgtttgattttcttttttctaagattcgTGGGTACGATGCTGCAGTATTTAAAGCTGAATCGTGAGTCTGAGTGCCTTTATGTGATACATATGTCtataatatattttgtgtatataactggaaatcagaattttcttttaacttgttaATATCGTCAAGCTTAATCTTTAGCTCTGTAGGGAATGGGACCCTATAAATCTACCCCTTTTTTCTATGAGGCCCTTGTTCAGATGTCTGCTTGTAGTACATCATGTAATAAAAGGGCACCGAAATTCACTTCTCTAATAATTGTAAGCCTATCTATAAAATTTGCTTTTGCCACCTCTAGGTAGTAAAAGCGAGTTCCAGCTTTTATTTTCTGTCACTCGAGGTTATTAACCTTCAGAGtctgaggcaggcagagtgttctAGGAAGACAGCTGCACTCCAAGTGGGGAAGTATGGGGCTAGAAATTTGATCAAAAGGAGGTGAACCTGAAGTAGTCAAATGTCCTTAAACGAGCGTTTCTCTCTGGTTAGGGGCCTTGTAGATAGACTGCAGTGTATCCAAAGGATTATTTTTGACGGCGTTCTGGATATTTTTTCCCTGTAAATGAACAGCGTTTCTTCTGACTGTCAAACATGACTTGTGTTCACTGGATACCCTGTCTTGGGTCTTTTACAATCACATAAGGGGCCCTTTTAAAATGTCCAGAAACTGGTgaattttcttcagtttctctacTTGTGTCCCAATTCTTGCACCGGTCAAAAGGagctcctctctcctcttccccgtGTCTAATTCTGTCTGCTTTCACATGCATATGTTTTCAAGGCAGATCCGTCCAATTTGTTGGGGCAAAGGGAGTCCCCTTTCTCTAATGTCAGAGGCCCGTCCCCCGAACCGCCATCTCCCCCATTTCGGAAATGTGGGTTCAGGTAGATGGCAACCGGGGCAAGGAAGGGAGTGAAAACCTAACTGAGGAGCCAGATGGCGGGGTGGGGACTGTACAATACCTCCGTTTTCTGAGCGCAGTTTAAACAGAGAAGTTTTATGAAGCCCTTCTCCTACTTTGTCATGAGGACAAGCAGGAGAGAAAAAGCATCTGTGTGCTGAAAACTCTGTCTCGCTGACATGCTTTCAGGGGGCCTACCTCGAGAGTTCACGTAAATCTTGAACGcacatctccccccaccccttctagGTCGCTAGGTATGAATAACCCTGTTCAGATGTCAGAAGTATATATCATAGGAGCACAGCCTCTCTGCAGCCAGCTGGCAGGACTTTCTCAAGGACAGAAGAAACTGTGCCACTTGTACCAAGACCACATGCAGTACATCGGAGAAGGCGCGAAGACGGGCATCAAAGAGTGCCAGTATCAGTTCCGGCATCGGCGTTGGAACTGCAGCACCGTGGACAACACCTCTGTGTTCGGCCGGGTCATGCAGATAGGTAGGACACTGTGCAACAGCTGGTTAAATGCAGATCAAGCCCTCTCCTGAAGACGGGCTTCCGAGAGCACTTAGGAGCTTGCTAAGGAGGGAGTCTTCCAGCTGGTTGAGCACAGGGTGGGGGGAGTCTTCCGGAATCTTCCTCACTACTGCCCCTGGCCTCAATTCCTGTTCCCACACCTTGATGATAATAAGTTTGGGGGCTTCTTTAGTCAAATCAGAAGGGATGCATCAGAGACACCCTTCGTTTTTCTGAACACTGCACTTTTTTCTAAAATGCCTTCTGTTTGGAAGAGAAGCAGACCGCTTATTTCGGTTTCTCAAAAGGAGGTGAGGAAAGATGAGTCATTTATATCCTTTTAAACTTCAAAACTCTTTTAACGGTTAGAAGTCTCTTAAGCCACAATTGAAATGGCCCACGCATCAAACTAAATACTGTCATCTTTCGAATGCTGGCTACGTTGGGAGTGAATAAGGTTTTAATTTTCCTAATATAGATGTTTCCCGAGGCTATAGAGATATATAtgttaaaagctttatttttaggCCCAGAAAGAATTTTAATTAGGAGTGATCCCATTTACATTGTGATTTTGGCTATTGACATACAAGCACATGCTTCGGATCCCAAcctagagacttaaaaaaaaaaaagttttaaatgtattGCTCACAGTCAGATTCTTTAGGTTAAACGTATCCTTGAACTTGGTAGTGCATGCGGGGAGGAGGTGGCATTAAAATGGGGCCAAAGGCAAAGAATTTGGAAACTCTGTCTGCTTCTGGTTTGGTTTAATAGCATAGGATACTATCTGACAGATGGGatcctgtgtgtgttttctagTGTGAATATTTTAGGTCCCTTTAGTATTATGCAAACAAGCCCTTATAATTAATATGACCGCGGTGATTCCTAAAATAAGAAGCCATTTATCAAAGCAATTAACTGTTTAGACGGACTGAAGATAAAAAAGTTGGCTTAATATCCGTCACGGATGGATAAAATGCTTTTATAAAAACCCTGAAAAGTGCATTCATTGAGAACAAAAAAGAGTTGTCAGTGGATGTTTGAGCCAAGAAGCCAAGCGACTTCATATACTAAAATAATACAGGACTGGAAGCCATTCCTCTGACTGAATGGCAAAATGGTCTGCGACTCTCAGCCTGCAGTTTCATAGGGCTTTGTCCTTCCTGTTAATGATTAAAATGTGCTAATGTGTATACTGGGATCCGAATCCAGGAGTTAAGCGGCAGGAACACAGGAGCCTGCCCTGAACGTGGACTGCCCTATCTAGTAAAGTGGGGGTGGTGGAGATGCCCTTCTGCATTGCCTTTTTGTGAGCAAGCTCACAACGTATCAGAATGGTAAGTTGTCAGCTTTCCCTTCTTACCTTGGCCTTAGGTATTCCCCCTAAACTGCCTCCCTCTCAAACTCTGGGAGCACTTTTCCACGTGTGTTTGAGTTTGCACAAGCCATCCATTTTTGATGGGTAACCAGGAAGCAAAACAGCCATTGGAACGGTTTTTCTGTGTCGTCACTGGAACAGGGCTTTGATTTAAGATCCTATGTAGCCTGTGTTGGGCCAAAATGTTCAGAATAAGCTATCATTTGCTAAGTGGATTTGAGTTCTGCTggagatttatttaaaatgtggtcCAAGATTCAAAGAGCCTGCCTCCTCAGGGAACAAGCAGAACCTTTGGTACAAAGGCTTATAGTTAATTGTCCCATGCAAATACCCTGTCTGGTCCTCAGCTGTGCGGTACTCCATCTGCGTTGGTGGCTGGTGGCGAGTGGGTGGGAATCGAACTTCCTCCTGGGGCACCCTGCTAAGATACTAGCATCAAGTTTACCCATGTCCTGGGCATCTGAGAGCCCACCCCAACCTCCTTTGCCAAAAGTCCCCCAGGTTCCTGGGGTCTTATGGCAGGAAGCTGCTGCTGGGCTTCCGGAGGAACATGGGGCCctctcttctatttatttaaaaaagagatggagggaagaaAAACCAGAATAGATTTTTGTGGAAGGGGAACATGGACCCAACCCTAACAGTGGGAAATTTACTTGGCTTTCACTTTtctatttatgagtctgtttgaAGAGAAGGAGCTAAGGGAAAATTTAAGGCACCTTTGATGTtgcaaggggtgtgtgtgtgtgtgtgtactcactCCAGAGCACTAAGTACAACCAGGGACATGGGGAGCAATCGTGAGAATCTGACCCTGTGATGGGGCCGGTGTCTGAGAAACTCAGGCTGCCACTTCCATCCCTCTTTGGCTCATTTTTCTAGGGTGCTAGTTGCCTGGGAGGCGCTGTATACAATTGGCCAGTGAAGGGCCCACTCCTCATTTCGGaaactttctcatttttcatCACCGCTATCCTTTCCTCCAGcttttgtctctgtctcttctttgTCTCCACACTGTGAAAAGATATATAAGAAAGGCTCCATTTTTAAGGGGGGTGAGGGTCTGAAGAGAGGTAGATTTCACAGGGAGGGAACCCGAACTGAACTGATGGCTGCGTCCATAGGCTATTAGCCAAAGAGCACTTTTCAAACTGACATTTTTCCCTGCAGTGACCAATGAGCTAAAGAGATTCGGACCAGGTTTGAGTGCcagggcaaaggaaaaaaaaaaaaaaaaaaaaggaaatgctcaaGGTACACCCATGAAAAAAGCAGCATTATTGTGTTTTGTATAAAAGCCCTTTTATGCGCCATCTCCTCGAAAGACAGTGCCTCATGTTCTTCTATCTCCGAAggactctttatctctcttcctCTAGCGGCTGCCTTACTGTACAGGTCTCCCATCTGGGGCCACAAATTTTTCTGCACTATCAGTATTAATCCTCAAGTAACTCCCCAGAATCTGTCTGCTCGCCTCATTTCTCTCCACTCCCTGATGTGCCCTGCCTCTCTCATTTGAGTTAGATACACGGAACACCCCTTAGGAACTTTCTGGATCCTCCTGCCAACCACCAACACGCTCctcaaattattcatttttttcaaattgtggGAGGGAAGGTCTGTGGTAGCTGGGAACCTTCGCTATTCCTGGAAGGAGGAATCACACATGTCTGTGGATTGAAGTGTGGAGATGAGTCCCAGAGAGGGCAGCCTGCAGGATCCTGGATGGTATAGCCGTCCTCCTCAGACGGACCCttctggttgggggtggggtcctGTTAGCTGTTCTGCTGCTgtttcccaccccatccccaaagATTGTTAGGAAGCTCTTTAAGTGTCAGAAAAACTTACTCTGGTACAGGGATTTCAGCACCAAAAGTGGCCTTTTTTTCTGCCCAGGCATCTAGTTCAATACttattttatagttgaagaaaGTGAGCCCCCTACCCCCCAGTACACCCCAGCTTCAGCGGGCAAGGTGTTAACCCTTTCTCTCTGGTACCACATTTCTATTAAGTGGCTTCTTGTTACACACAGAAACGTCTCCATGTACAAGTGGGAGTTGAGGTAGTCTGGCATTGCCTCCACTTTCCTCCCGATGAATGGGACTCCTCTATCAGTGTTGTACAGGGTTTCAGGAAGAGGAAGACTTTTCGTTTCCCCTCAGATTGTGGTTTCTTCTTGCTTGCTATTTATTCTGATGCTCTGAGGCTAAGGCTGTGGGTGGGGGTGTGGTTTGCAGAAGTCGCATAAAAGATAGCAGGCTGTTAGAAGTAGACCTCCATCTTCTGGAAGGAGAAGTATCAGGTCCATCAGTTTGGGATTGAAGAAGGGGCAAGTTTCACTCTAATACTCTAGGAACAGGTTTAGAAATGTCATCTGGGGACGTCAAGAGCCTGAGACAGGCACCCTGTGCCTCCTGATGGAACAGGGggaggcgcccccccccccaggagggCTGCTGCAGCCTCTGGGTTCCAGGATTCCAGGGCCCGAGACTTTCAGAGGCCCTAAGCCTAGCAAATTCTGTGCTCCCGCCTGAGGTAATTCGAAATGAAAATGACACCAGACCTTAACATAAGCGTAAGGAGGTCTCCCCACGTTCTGTTCTCCCTCAATGGCTTCTTTCACGTGCGTTTTGGGAAGTAAGTTTCCAGGATTttcaggggctggagggaagacCAGTCCAGCGCCGCCTGAGCGCTGTGGCCGCTTCAGTGTCAAGAGtaaaggtgtgtgtgggggggtctgcTGCTCCTGTCACTTGCCACCGCTGCGTGTTGGGCGGTtgtcctgcctcctcccctgggggtgggggccggcCCCGGGGGTGTGGGTGTTAGGGCTGGGGCGCCCCCGGCCCCTCTGCCCCCGGCcgctgggtgggtggggtgggtggggctcCCCGGGGGCCCTCGGAGCCCGGCCGCCGGCAGGCGCCGGTGACCCCCGCGTCCCGCCCGCAGGCAGCCGCGAGACGGCCTTCACGTACGCGGTGAGCGCCGCGGGGGTGGTGAACGCCATGAGCCGCGCGTGCCGCGAGGGCGAGCTGTCCACCTGCGGCTGCAGCCGCGCCGCGCGCCCCAAGGACCTGCCGCGGGACTGGCTGTGGGGCGGCTGCGGGGACAACATCGACTACGGCTACCGCTTCGCCAAGGAGTTCGTGGACGCGCGCGAGCGGGAGCGCATCCACGCCAAGGGCTCGTACGAGAGCGCGCGCATCCTCATGAACTTGCACAACAACGAGGCCGGCCGCAGGGTGAGTCCTCCGCCCGCCCCGCCTGCCCGCTCCGCCccatcacccccccccccgcccccgccgcccgctcCGGTCCGGCTGGGGTCCCCAGGCTCGGCCGCCGGCCCTCCGGCCCTCGGTGCCGCCCTCCAGGTGTACCTGCCCCTCGGTCGCTCTCCCGGGCGTCCAgccccttctttccctttctgacTCTGCCCCTTGCCGCTCCCCTGTccgcctccttcccttcctccctccccacctacacccacgcccccccccccaaaggccTCCTCGAGGTGAGGTGAATCATCCCGCCCCGGCCCCCTCCAGCAAAGGTGCTTCTGCAGTCGCtggacagaaaaataaagagctttctctgcctttttaatTAGTCCCCAGTGCCATTGACCAGCCCagctcagaaataaaaatgtgaataaagctctccctcctccttggAACATGTTTGTGGTTGGGCTTAAATTTGGGAGAGGCAGTTCTTTATCCCGGGAGGTGCCCAGTGGCGAA from Neovison vison isolate M4711 chromosome 6, ASM_NN_V1, whole genome shotgun sequence encodes:
- the WNT5A gene encoding protein Wnt-5a isoform X2, whose product is MSSKFFLMALAIFFSFAQVVIEANSWWSLGMNNPVQMSEVYIIGAQPLCSQLAGLSQGQKKLCHLYQDHMQYIGEGAKTGIKECQYQFRHRRWNCSTVDNTSVFGRVMQIGSRETAFTYAVSAAGVVNAMSRACREGELSTCGCSRAARPKDLPRDWLWGGCGDNIDYGYRFAKEFVDARERERIHAKGSYESARILMNLHNNEAGRRTVYNLADVACKCHGVSGSCSLKTCWLQLADFRKVGDALKEKYDSAAAMRLNSRGKLVQVNSRFNSPTTQDLVYIDPSPDYCVRNESTGSLGTQGRLCNKTSEGMDGCELMCCGRGYDQFKTVQTERCHCKFHWCCYVKCKKCTEIVDQFVCK
- the WNT5A gene encoding protein Wnt-5a isoform X1, producing the protein MKKSIGILNPGVALGTAGSAMSSKFFLMALAIFFSFAQVVIEANSWWSLGMNNPVQMSEVYIIGAQPLCSQLAGLSQGQKKLCHLYQDHMQYIGEGAKTGIKECQYQFRHRRWNCSTVDNTSVFGRVMQIGSRETAFTYAVSAAGVVNAMSRACREGELSTCGCSRAARPKDLPRDWLWGGCGDNIDYGYRFAKEFVDARERERIHAKGSYESARILMNLHNNEAGRRTVYNLADVACKCHGVSGSCSLKTCWLQLADFRKVGDALKEKYDSAAAMRLNSRGKLVQVNSRFNSPTTQDLVYIDPSPDYCVRNESTGSLGTQGRLCNKTSEGMDGCELMCCGRGYDQFKTVQTERCHCKFHWCCYVKCKKCTEIVDQFVCK